The Microbacterium sp. SORGH_AS_0862 genome has a segment encoding these proteins:
- a CDS encoding FAD-dependent oxidoreductase — MVTSTPPQVDVLIVGAGAVGLTAAVALRRRGVRVRIVDAALAGATTSRAAVIHARTLEVLDEIGVAARILDEGVVVPDFTVRERARTLAHIDFRGLRTPYPFTLMLSQARTEEILDAALIGHGCRVERDVEFVSFAAPGPGERALLRHRDGTLETVAARFVIGADGLRSRVRQERAIAFDGDEYEASFVLADVSLSWPLPAAEVQLFFGERGLVVIAPLPGGRHRIVATMDDAPAQPTVADVQRILDDRGPGEAVVHSVVWSSRFRVAHRLAARFRDGNVFLAGDAAHVHSPAGGQGMNLGIQDAVALAALLADVLVGSRADEDLAEYERTRRAAARRVIALTDRMTRLATLRSPILRSVRNAVIGVLLRSPRRQTALARRIAQLDGPVEAAPPRRG; from the coding sequence ATGGTGACTTCTACTCCTCCCCAGGTCGACGTTCTGATCGTCGGCGCAGGTGCCGTCGGTTTGACCGCGGCCGTCGCTCTCCGTCGACGCGGTGTCCGCGTCCGAATCGTCGACGCCGCACTCGCGGGGGCCACGACGTCGCGGGCTGCGGTGATCCATGCCCGGACCCTGGAGGTCCTCGACGAGATCGGGGTCGCCGCGCGGATCCTCGACGAGGGCGTGGTCGTGCCGGACTTCACCGTCCGCGAGCGCGCGCGGACGCTGGCGCACATCGATTTCCGCGGCCTCCGCACGCCGTACCCGTTCACCCTGATGCTGTCCCAGGCACGTACCGAGGAGATCCTCGACGCCGCGCTCATCGGCCACGGCTGCCGAGTGGAGAGAGATGTCGAGTTCGTCTCGTTCGCCGCCCCGGGGCCGGGGGAGCGCGCGCTGCTTCGTCATCGCGACGGAACCCTCGAGACGGTCGCCGCTCGATTCGTGATCGGTGCGGACGGGCTGAGAAGCCGCGTCCGCCAGGAGCGGGCCATCGCCTTCGACGGGGACGAGTACGAGGCATCCTTCGTCTTGGCGGATGTCTCGCTGAGCTGGCCGCTTCCGGCTGCGGAGGTTCAACTGTTCTTCGGGGAGCGCGGCCTCGTCGTCATCGCCCCCCTCCCGGGTGGGCGGCACCGCATCGTCGCCACGATGGACGACGCCCCGGCGCAGCCGACCGTCGCCGACGTGCAGCGCATCCTCGACGACCGCGGACCGGGTGAAGCCGTCGTCCACTCGGTCGTCTGGAGCTCACGTTTCCGTGTGGCGCACCGGCTCGCGGCGAGGTTTCGGGACGGGAACGTCTTCCTCGCCGGTGATGCCGCCCATGTGCACAGCCCGGCGGGCGGTCAGGGGATGAATCTCGGGATTCAGGATGCCGTGGCTCTTGCCGCGTTGCTCGCCGATGTTCTGGTGGGCAGCCGCGCCGACGAAGACCTCGCCGAGTACGAGCGCACGCGACGAGCCGCGGCGCGGCGCGTGATCGCACTGACCGACCGGATGACGAGGCTCGCAACTCTCCGCAGCCCGATCCTCCGATCGGTTCGCAACGCCGTGATCGGCGTACTTCTGCGCTCGCCCCGCCGTCAGACCGCCCTCGCGCGACGGATCGCCCAGCTCGATGGGCCCGTCGAGGCCGCCCCACCTCGACGGGGGTGA
- a CDS encoding TetR/AcrR family transcriptional regulator, which translates to MPTDDRPALTAKGRRSRDAILRAAAGRFEADGFERTTIRAIATDAGIDPAMVVRYFASKERLFVEATTPTIDIPHAEAVEARDLGAALARHAIELWGSENPGRALRILLRASAHDPQAAARVRSIFESQVRPFLPPGGQDAALRAGMVSSLIIGFAFSRYVVQLPPLVDADDDAVEHRLALALQAVLDAP; encoded by the coding sequence GTGCCCACCGACGACAGACCCGCGCTCACCGCCAAAGGCCGACGCTCACGCGACGCGATCCTCCGCGCAGCCGCCGGCCGCTTCGAAGCCGATGGCTTCGAACGCACCACCATCCGCGCGATCGCCACCGACGCCGGGATCGATCCCGCGATGGTGGTGCGCTACTTCGCCAGCAAGGAACGCCTGTTCGTCGAAGCGACCACGCCGACGATCGACATCCCCCACGCCGAAGCCGTCGAGGCGCGCGATCTCGGGGCAGCCCTCGCTCGTCACGCCATCGAGCTGTGGGGCAGCGAGAACCCGGGCCGGGCACTGCGCATCCTGCTGCGCGCGTCCGCACACGATCCTCAGGCCGCGGCCCGCGTGCGCTCGATCTTCGAGAGCCAGGTGCGTCCCTTCCTTCCCCCCGGCGGACAGGATGCCGCGCTGCGGGCGGGCATGGTCAGCTCGCTGATCATCGGCTTCGCGTTCAGCCGCTACGTCGTTCAGCTGCCGCCTCTCGTCGATGCCGACGACGACGCAGTGGAGCATCGACTCGCCCTCGCTCTGCAGGCCGTGCTGGACGCACCGTGA